One genomic region from Halomicrobium zhouii encodes:
- a CDS encoding protein-L-isoaspartate O-methyltransferase family protein, which translates to MDLAVVRDDMVDSLEHESKGCVHSPNVSQAMRTVPREVFVDDERGAYADRPFERFGTRVLSPSTAARMVEALDPTEGDDVLVVGVGVGYTAAVVAELVGEANVHAIDIARRLVLDARSNLSKAGYGGVLVDRRDGADGLPEYAPFDRILLEAAAIEPPRALVRQLADDGRMVMPLGAGEQSLVTVEPSGDVDDRLGGVAFQPMLLEGEQADTPERNRTRREDRERARRSAESRTGWEQEWIDWDSY; encoded by the coding sequence ATGGACCTCGCGGTCGTGCGGGACGACATGGTCGACAGCCTGGAACACGAGAGCAAGGGCTGCGTCCACTCACCGAACGTCTCCCAGGCCATGCGGACGGTGCCGCGGGAGGTGTTCGTCGACGACGAGCGCGGCGCCTACGCCGACCGCCCGTTCGAACGCTTCGGGACGCGCGTCCTCTCGCCGAGTACGGCCGCGCGCATGGTCGAGGCGCTGGACCCGACGGAGGGCGACGACGTCCTCGTCGTCGGCGTCGGCGTCGGCTACACGGCCGCCGTCGTCGCCGAACTCGTCGGCGAGGCCAACGTCCACGCCATCGACATCGCCCGCCGCCTCGTGCTGGACGCCCGGTCGAACCTCTCGAAGGCGGGCTACGGCGGCGTCCTCGTCGACCGCCGCGACGGCGCCGACGGCCTCCCCGAGTACGCTCCCTTCGACCGCATCCTGCTGGAGGCGGCCGCCATCGAACCGCCCCGGGCGCTCGTCCGGCAACTGGCCGACGACGGCCGTATGGTGATGCCGCTTGGCGCCGGCGAGCAGTCGCTCGTGACCGTGGAGCCCTCTGGCGACGTCGACGACCGCCTCGGCGGCGTCGCCTTCCAGCCCATGCTCCTGGAGGGCGAACAGGCCGACACGCCCGAGCGCAACCGAACCCGCCGGGAGGATAGAGAGCGCGCTCGTCGCTCGGCGGAGTCTCGCACCGGCTGGGAGCAGGAGTGGATCGACTGGGACAGCTACTAG
- a CDS encoding protein-L-isoaspartate(D-aspartate) O-methyltransferase codes for MTDLDERRQRLVERLAGREAVDDERVLDAMASVPRHAFVPDHERADAYADRPLPIGEGQTISAPHMVAIMADLLDLRPGDRVLEIGTGCGYHAAVTADIVGAENVYSVEYHENLAEEARDRLANVGYDGVSVRAGDGKGGWAEHAPYDRAYLTCAAPEFPDAVVEQVRPEGLLLAPIGKGRQMLVRARKRADGELEQERHGGVRFVTLQ; via the coding sequence ATGACCGACCTGGACGAGCGCCGGCAGCGCCTGGTCGAGCGGCTCGCGGGGCGCGAGGCGGTCGACGACGAGCGCGTGCTCGACGCGATGGCGTCCGTCCCGCGCCACGCGTTCGTCCCCGACCACGAGCGCGCCGACGCCTACGCCGACCGCCCGCTCCCCATCGGCGAGGGCCAGACCATCAGCGCGCCCCACATGGTCGCCATCATGGCCGACCTGCTGGATCTTCGCCCCGGGGACCGGGTCCTCGAAATCGGGACGGGCTGTGGCTACCACGCTGCCGTGACCGCCGACATCGTCGGCGCCGAGAACGTCTACAGCGTCGAGTACCACGAGAATCTTGCCGAGGAAGCCCGGGACAGACTGGCTAACGTGGGGTACGATGGCGTCTCGGTCCGCGCCGGCGACGGGAAGGGAGGGTGGGCCGAGCACGCCCCCTACGACCGCGCGTACCTGACCTGCGCAGCGCCGGAGTTTCCCGACGCGGTCGTCGAGCAGGTCCGTCCCGAGGGACTGCTGCTGGCACCCATCGGGAAGGGGCGCCAGATGCTGGTCCGTGCGCGCAAGCGCGCCGACGGCGAACTGGAGCAGGAGCGCCACGGCGGGGTCAGGTTCGTGACGTTGCAGTGA
- a CDS encoding HVO_0476 family zinc finger protein: MTDATPGERVALPCPACSPDLETVHEVLKPGGQVTVRCTECDHVHKTQLPEASEIQRKVVVSQEGESFSTQVDVPAEEELATGEEFLLETEEAIMTVRITSLELDGEQRVDEATAEDVRTIWTRAVGNVSVNVTMHPKDGRHDETESFKLHIPGDEEFIVGRSSEYGDNEFTVEGFHVRDDAHGYDRDRYDQGGDSVVAKDVKRLYVRDESTTAWSAW, translated from the coding sequence ATGACAGACGCTACACCGGGCGAACGCGTCGCCCTGCCGTGTCCGGCCTGTTCGCCGGACCTGGAGACGGTCCACGAGGTGCTCAAGCCGGGCGGGCAGGTGACAGTTCGCTGTACCGAGTGCGACCACGTCCACAAGACACAGCTTCCCGAAGCCAGCGAGATTCAGCGCAAGGTCGTCGTCTCCCAGGAGGGCGAGTCCTTCTCCACGCAGGTCGACGTCCCCGCCGAGGAGGAACTGGCCACGGGCGAGGAGTTCCTGCTGGAGACCGAAGAGGCGATCATGACGGTGCGGATCACCAGCCTCGAACTCGACGGCGAGCAGCGCGTCGACGAGGCCACCGCCGAGGACGTCCGGACCATCTGGACCCGGGCGGTCGGCAACGTCTCCGTCAACGTGACGATGCACCCGAAGGACGGCCGCCACGACGAGACGGAGAGCTTCAAGCTCCACATCCCCGGCGACGAGGAGTTCATCGTCGGCCGGAGCTCCGAGTACGGCGACAACGAGTTCACTGTCGAGGGGTTCCACGTCCGCGACGACGCCCACGGCTACGACCGCGACCGCTACGACCAGGGCGGCGACTCCGTGGTGGCCAAGGACGTCAAGCGACTCTACGTCCGCGACGAGTCCACGACCGCGTGGTCGGCCTGGTGA
- a CDS encoding outer membrane protein assembly factor BamB family protein, whose translation MVAFVVAPPQSILLGISNDDGRVIWRRTVEDAEYGQVFAASGMAFVEGEVPNSSVRFAVRSLGDGAMIWTDSFSSHVPQTLADGRLLTVDRSPDRARDDDHFAITGLDARTGVECWRAVHGGWPRDIAVADGRVIVPTRDHGVLALDPASGDRQWRSDVGGGTAALVDDLIISNRFPGELRALSLADGSLKWSVQSEHFLEGGEGDDGTRYARPGFEVGAVTSEAVIYLLEVYSDYPRRLQARDLETGELLWDVGPEPTPVEFHGYSRPVVVGDDVLAIRYARREGSEDPPDALLRLNVASGAERDRISFPADERVYPPVAADNTLFVPTEERLVAYT comes from the coding sequence GTGGTCGCATTCGTGGTGGCTCCCCCACAGAGCATCCTTCTCGGAATCTCGAACGACGACGGTCGAGTGATATGGCGTCGCACAGTTGAGGACGCCGAGTACGGGCAGGTCTTCGCTGCGAGTGGAATGGCGTTCGTTGAGGGAGAGGTCCCGAATTCGTCCGTCCGGTTCGCTGTTCGTTCGCTCGGTGATGGTGCGATGATATGGACTGACTCCTTCTCCTCACATGTCCCGCAAACGCTTGCTGACGGCCGGTTACTCACCGTCGACCGTTCCCCGGATCGGGCACGTGACGACGATCACTTCGCTATCACTGGGCTCGACGCTCGTACTGGTGTCGAATGCTGGCGCGCCGTCCATGGAGGTTGGCCCCGTGATATCGCGGTTGCCGACGGCCGAGTTATCGTTCCGACACGCGACCACGGCGTCCTCGCACTCGACCCCGCCTCGGGTGACCGACAGTGGCGCTCGGATGTCGGTGGAGGCACGGCCGCCCTCGTCGACGATTTGATCATTTCGAATCGATTCCCGGGCGAGCTCAGGGCGTTGTCGCTCGCAGATGGGTCGCTCAAATGGAGTGTCCAGAGCGAACACTTCCTTGAAGGAGGAGAAGGCGACGACGGGACACGGTATGCTCGCCCTGGATTCGAAGTTGGCGCCGTTACGTCGGAGGCAGTCATCTATCTCCTGGAGGTGTACAGCGACTATCCCCGGCGGTTGCAGGCCCGCGATCTCGAAACCGGCGAATTACTGTGGGATGTCGGACCAGAACCTACTCCAGTCGAGTTCCACGGCTACTCTCGGCCGGTCGTGGTTGGTGACGATGTCTTGGCGATCAGGTACGCCCGGCGCGAAGGGAGTGAGGATCCACCGGACGCACTCCTGCGGCTCAACGTCGCCAGCGGGGCGGAGCGGGACCGGATTTCCTTCCCGGCTGACGAGCGCGTCTATCCCCCAGTAGCTGCTGACAACACCCTGTTCGTTCCGACTGAGGAGCGATTGGTCGCCTACACGTGA
- a CDS encoding aminopeptidase, whose protein sequence is MNSSLRKPAETAVEQCMDLQPGESCAVVTDDKRQAIGEALYAVASDITDDAILLRYPPGDQHGEEPPEPVAAAMASADVVLAPTTKSVTHTRARSDATDAGARVATLPGITDAVFLMGLDADYEAIAGHCRDVLAQVEDADEIRVTSPQGTDITFEPGAREWRLDTGIVHEAGSMSNLPAGEVFLSPDNANGTFVVDGTMMPYGALEGRELRFDVEDGYVTDISDDRVREEIEDAAEEVGDAAYNLAELGIGTNVAVEELVGSVLLDEKAGGTVHIAIGDDHAIGGDTDAPIHLDGILTEPTVFADGEEIDLPRRE, encoded by the coding sequence ATGAACTCCTCGCTCCGGAAGCCCGCAGAGACCGCCGTCGAGCAATGCATGGACCTCCAGCCCGGTGAGTCCTGCGCCGTCGTCACCGACGACAAGCGCCAGGCCATCGGCGAGGCGCTGTACGCCGTCGCCAGCGACATAACCGACGACGCCATCCTGCTTCGCTACCCCCCGGGCGACCAGCACGGCGAGGAACCGCCCGAACCCGTCGCCGCCGCGATGGCCAGCGCCGACGTGGTGCTGGCGCCGACGACGAAGAGCGTGACCCACACGCGCGCCCGGAGCGACGCGACGGACGCCGGGGCCCGCGTCGCGACGCTGCCCGGAATCACGGACGCCGTCTTCCTGATGGGCCTGGACGCCGACTACGAGGCCATTGCCGGGCACTGCCGGGACGTCCTCGCACAGGTCGAGGACGCCGACGAGATCCGGGTGACGTCTCCGCAGGGCACCGACATCACCTTCGAACCGGGCGCCCGCGAGTGGCGCCTCGACACCGGCATCGTCCATGAGGCCGGGTCGATGTCCAACCTCCCCGCCGGCGAGGTGTTCCTCTCGCCCGACAACGCCAACGGGACGTTCGTCGTCGACGGGACGATGATGCCCTACGGCGCACTGGAGGGCAGGGAACTCCGCTTCGACGTCGAGGACGGCTACGTCACTGATATCTCGGACGACCGGGTTCGCGAGGAGATCGAGGACGCCGCGGAGGAGGTCGGCGACGCCGCGTACAACCTCGCCGAACTCGGCATCGGCACTAACGTCGCCGTCGAGGAACTGGTCGGGTCGGTCCTGCTGGACGAGAAAGCCGGCGGTACCGTCCACATCGCCATCGGCGACGACCACGCCATCGGCGGCGACACCGACGCGCCCATCCACCTCGACGGCATCCTGACGGAGCCGACAGTGTTTGCAGACGGGGAAGAGATCGATCTTCCGCGGCGGGAGTGA
- a CDS encoding type II glyceraldehyde-3-phosphate dehydrogenase translates to MLRVGINGFGTIGKRVADAVRAQPDMRVAGVAKRSPNYEAEVALDRGYALYSAADDGATPFEDAGLPVEGGVHDLVVESDIVVDATPSGVGAQNKGIYEAHDTPAIFQGGEDADVAEVSFNARANYDDAIGADFVRVVSCNTTGLSRLLAPLKENYGVENVRVTLVRRGGDPSDTGRGPINDTLPDPIAIPSHHGPDVQTVFPDVRITTMGLKVPSTLMHTHSLNVTLESEPDVDEVRDLFADESRLFLLPERLGIDGAGKLKEYTSDAGRPRGDVWENCIWDESLTMDGADLYLFQAIHQEADVVPENVDAVRAIADAATKEESVERTNEALGVGSGLTDHAVDHADPISDAASDD, encoded by the coding sequence ATGCTCCGCGTGGGCATCAATGGATTCGGTACTATCGGGAAGCGCGTCGCCGACGCCGTCCGGGCCCAGCCGGACATGCGGGTCGCCGGCGTCGCCAAGCGGTCCCCGAACTACGAAGCCGAGGTCGCCCTGGACCGCGGCTACGCACTATACAGCGCCGCCGACGACGGCGCCACGCCGTTCGAGGACGCGGGCCTGCCCGTCGAGGGCGGCGTCCACGACCTCGTCGTCGAGAGCGACATCGTCGTCGACGCGACGCCCTCCGGCGTCGGCGCCCAGAACAAGGGCATCTACGAGGCCCACGACACACCCGCCATCTTCCAGGGCGGCGAGGACGCCGACGTCGCCGAGGTGAGTTTCAACGCCCGCGCGAACTACGACGACGCTATCGGCGCGGACTTCGTGCGCGTCGTCTCCTGTAACACCACGGGTCTCTCCCGCCTGCTCGCGCCCCTGAAAGAGAACTACGGCGTCGAGAACGTCCGCGTCACCCTGGTCCGCCGCGGCGGCGACCCCTCCGACACCGGTCGCGGCCCGATCAACGACACGCTGCCGGACCCGATCGCGATCCCCTCCCACCACGGCCCGGACGTCCAGACGGTGTTCCCCGACGTCCGCATCACGACGATGGGGCTGAAGGTTCCCTCGACGCTGATGCACACGCACTCGCTCAACGTCACCCTCGAGTCAGAGCCCGACGTCGACGAGGTGCGCGACCTCTTTGCCGACGAGTCGCGCCTCTTCCTCCTCCCCGAGCGCCTCGGCATCGACGGCGCCGGGAAACTCAAGGAGTACACCAGCGACGCCGGCCGCCCGCGCGGCGACGTCTGGGAGAACTGCATCTGGGACGAGTCGCTGACGATGGACGGCGCCGACCTCTACCTCTTCCAGGCCATCCACCAGGAGGCCGACGTCGTGCCCGAGAACGTCGACGCCGTCCGGGCCATCGCCGACGCCGCGACCAAGGAGGAGAGCGTCGAGCGGACGAACGAAGCCCTCGGCGTGGGCTCCGGCCTCACCGACCACGCCGTCGACCACGCCGACCCCATCTCCGACGCCGCCAGCGACGACTGA
- a CDS encoding metallophosphoesterase, which translates to MLVGIVADTHDNLALVEAAVETFEERGVETVIHCGDIVAPFSAAPFDSEFAFHAVRGNNDGEWALAATINEFGTYHGEMAELTLDGTDLGVYHGTSEAIVEALVASANYDYVLHGHTHERTHEVFEGTVQINPGGIAFEGAPEPFSVAVLDTETGEVEFEELA; encoded by the coding sequence ATGCTCGTCGGCATCGTCGCGGACACACACGACAACCTGGCCCTGGTCGAGGCGGCGGTCGAAACGTTCGAGGAACGCGGCGTCGAGACGGTGATCCACTGCGGGGATATCGTCGCGCCGTTCTCGGCCGCGCCGTTCGATTCGGAGTTCGCGTTCCACGCCGTCCGCGGCAACAACGACGGGGAGTGGGCGCTGGCCGCGACCATCAACGAGTTCGGCACCTATCACGGCGAGATGGCCGAACTGACACTCGACGGCACCGATCTCGGCGTCTATCACGGCACGAGCGAGGCCATCGTCGAGGCGCTGGTCGCCTCGGCGAACTACGACTACGTCCTCCACGGCCACACCCACGAGCGGACTCACGAGGTGTTCGAGGGCACCGTCCAGATCAATCCCGGCGGCATCGCATTCGAGGGGGCGCCCGAACCGTTCTCGGTCGCGGTGCTGGACACCGAGACGGGCGAGGTCGAGTTCGAAGAACTGGCGTAG
- a CDS encoding ABC transporter ATP-binding protein — MSSSEIVGDGATERGNPLWWLFRRHGRSRWRQFAVGMTLSALGRFPQQAPAFLIGMAINAILAGTEEFRLPFVPGEWLQAMTQWEQLLLTGGLLVAAYGLETLFDFLARHQMGRFGTYFQHDVRMDVFDTVQRLELGFFDDRDTGDVMSVLNDDVDELNAFVYGTVSRGAAMVSLAVAAFVYMLWLQWQLAVVLLVVPAVLFALSYWFSAHIEPKHEAIRERVGELNGRLNNNVEGVSVIKAFGTERAERERVADASRNHLDAQWDAHRSQAAVDPVMRVVSDTARVLTLVIGGYWVISGQPPLFFTGELAAGTLVSFLMYAGALVTPMQGITDVIDSYQNSKSAATRLREAVENDAVAEREGAHDLADPDGAVSYEGVTFRYPGRDEPTIDDVSFAVDPGETVGVVGPTGAGKSTLLSFLLRFYDPDDGTIRVDDHDVRDLTVESLRESVGYVSQDPFLFDGSVRENVAYAESGRSHETVVEAAKLAGAHEFVADLPEGYDTEVGERGVKLSGGQRQRIAIARAIVRDPAFLIFDEATSHVDNETEVLIQRTLDSLAADRTTFLVAHRLSTVRDADRILVLDDGRLVESGTHDDLLADDGLYADLWRVQVGDVAALPDSFLERVRREEDVA; from the coding sequence ATGTCGTCGTCGGAAATCGTCGGGGATGGGGCGACCGAACGGGGAAATCCCCTCTGGTGGCTGTTCCGCCGCCACGGGCGGTCGCGCTGGCGGCAGTTCGCCGTCGGGATGACGCTGTCCGCCCTCGGGCGTTTCCCACAGCAGGCGCCGGCGTTCCTGATCGGGATGGCGATAAACGCCATTCTCGCCGGGACGGAGGAGTTCCGCCTGCCGTTCGTCCCCGGCGAGTGGCTCCAGGCGATGACCCAGTGGGAGCAGCTACTCCTCACCGGCGGTCTGCTCGTGGCGGCCTACGGCCTGGAGACGCTGTTCGACTTCCTCGCGCGCCACCAGATGGGCCGGTTCGGCACGTACTTCCAGCACGACGTCCGCATGGACGTCTTCGACACCGTCCAGCGGCTGGAACTGGGCTTTTTCGACGACCGCGACACCGGCGACGTGATGAGCGTGCTCAACGACGACGTGGACGAGCTGAACGCGTTCGTCTACGGCACGGTCAGCCGGGGCGCGGCGATGGTGTCGCTGGCCGTCGCGGCGTTCGTCTACATGCTGTGGCTCCAGTGGCAACTCGCGGTCGTCCTGCTCGTCGTGCCGGCGGTCCTGTTCGCGCTGAGCTACTGGTTCTCGGCCCACATCGAGCCCAAGCACGAGGCCATCCGCGAGCGCGTCGGTGAACTCAACGGCCGGCTGAACAACAACGTCGAGGGCGTCTCCGTCATCAAGGCCTTCGGCACCGAACGCGCCGAGCGCGAGCGGGTCGCGGACGCCTCGCGGAACCACCTCGACGCCCAGTGGGACGCCCACCGGTCACAGGCCGCGGTCGACCCGGTGATGCGCGTCGTCTCCGACACCGCCCGCGTGCTCACGCTCGTTATCGGCGGGTACTGGGTAATCTCCGGGCAGCCCCCGCTCTTTTTCACCGGCGAACTGGCCGCCGGGACGCTCGTCTCCTTCCTCATGTACGCCGGCGCGCTCGTCACGCCGATGCAAGGGATCACGGACGTCATCGACTCCTACCAGAACAGCAAGTCGGCGGCGACGCGGCTCCGCGAGGCCGTCGAGAACGACGCCGTCGCCGAACGCGAGGGCGCCCACGACCTGGCCGACCCCGACGGCGCGGTCAGCTACGAGGGCGTCACCTTCCGCTACCCCGGCCGCGACGAGCCGACCATCGACGACGTGAGCTTCGCCGTCGACCCGGGCGAGACCGTCGGCGTCGTCGGCCCGACGGGGGCCGGCAAGTCGACGTTGCTCTCCTTCCTGTTGCGCTTCTACGACCCCGACGATGGAACGATTCGCGTCGACGACCACGACGTGCGGGACCTCACCGTCGAGAGCCTCCGGGAGTCGGTCGGGTACGTCTCCCAGGACCCGTTCCTGTTCGACGGCAGCGTGCGGGAGAACGTCGCCTACGCCGAGTCGGGGCGCTCCCACGAAACTGTCGTCGAGGCCGCGAAACTCGCGGGCGCCCACGAGTTCGTCGCCGACCTGCCGGAGGGGTACGACACCGAGGTGGGCGAACGCGGCGTCAAACTCTCGGGGGGCCAGCGCCAGCGCATCGCCATCGCGCGGGCCATCGTCCGCGATCCGGCCTTCCTGATCTTCGACGAGGCGACCAGCCACGTCGACAACGAGACGGAGGTGCTGATCCAGCGGACGCTCGATAGCCTGGCTGCCGACCGGACGACGTTCCTCGTCGCCCACCGGCTCTCGACGGTGCGCGACGCCGACCGGATCCTCGTGCTGGACGACGGGCGGCTGGTCGAATCCGGGACGCACGACGACCTGCTCGCCGACGACGGCCTCTACGCCGACCTCTGGCGCGTCCAGGTCGGCGACGTCGCGGCGCTGCCCGACTCGTTCCTCGAACGCGTGCGCCGGGAGGAGGACGTGGCATGA
- a CDS encoding ABC transporter ATP-binding protein, whose amino-acid sequence MSDESGEAGERDEADDTDGPDDTDEADETTESSYRADTDWPVLALMRDHGRPYLHLAVAGLLIRLVWIVPGQASTAILGYAYDTLFSNERTFAPPLVPQAWIQEPIDQLWLVAGAMLGLTVLGKIFQVLRTLSWGAFAFNLQHDVRTGTYDTVQRLEMGFFDDHQTGEVMSILNNDVNEMEAFFTETIDDAMTAASFLLGVGFFMALLNWQFTLVALAVVPVIVAANYWFSGRIGAAYGAIRETTGKLNAQLQNSVSGISVVKAYTAEPFEYDRVEAASERVVDAGLELVDIRARHYPSMRALTGVGVVLTFGVGAYWVVDGPPGPFTLTLTAGTLLTFLLYTQRISWPMIEVAGVIDSYQSATASADRILGVQRAAESVTERPDATELDAVDGGVSYDDVTFAYPESDQSESDERESPPVLTDVSFDVDPGETVGIVGPTGAGKSTLLKLLMRFYDVDEGSVSVDGHDVRDLTVDSVRDAVGYISQDPFLFSGTVRANVTYGTPQTDEAAVWTALERAEADAFVADLPDGLDTTIGERGVKLSGGQRQRLCLARTMLHDPGILVLDEATSHVDNETEALIQRSIASLVAERTTIVVAHRLSTVRDADRIVVMDDGEVAEVGTHDELLDADGLYASLWHVQVGDVQSLPAEFVDRVERRADAITTD is encoded by the coding sequence ATGAGCGACGAGTCCGGGGAAGCAGGCGAGAGGGACGAAGCCGACGACACCGACGGGCCCGACGACACCGACGAAGCGGACGAGACCACGGAGTCGAGCTACCGGGCCGACACGGACTGGCCGGTGCTCGCACTCATGCGCGACCACGGGCGCCCGTACCTCCACCTCGCGGTGGCCGGTCTGCTGATCCGGCTGGTGTGGATCGTCCCCGGCCAGGCCAGCACGGCTATCCTTGGATACGCCTACGACACGCTGTTCAGCAACGAGCGGACGTTCGCGCCGCCGCTCGTTCCGCAGGCCTGGATACAGGAACCGATCGACCAGCTGTGGCTCGTCGCCGGTGCCATGCTCGGACTGACCGTCCTCGGGAAGATCTTCCAGGTGCTCCGGACGCTCTCCTGGGGCGCGTTCGCGTTCAATCTCCAGCACGACGTGCGAACCGGGACCTACGACACCGTCCAGCGCCTGGAGATGGGCTTCTTCGACGACCACCAGACGGGCGAGGTGATGTCCATCCTCAACAACGACGTCAACGAGATGGAGGCGTTCTTCACGGAGACTATCGACGACGCGATGACCGCCGCCTCCTTCCTCCTCGGCGTCGGCTTCTTCATGGCCCTGCTGAACTGGCAGTTCACGCTCGTGGCGCTGGCGGTCGTACCCGTCATCGTCGCGGCCAACTACTGGTTCTCGGGCCGGATCGGCGCCGCGTACGGGGCGATCCGCGAGACGACCGGCAAGCTGAACGCCCAGCTCCAGAACAGCGTCAGCGGGATCTCCGTCGTCAAGGCCTACACCGCGGAACCCTTCGAGTACGACCGCGTCGAGGCGGCCTCGGAGCGGGTCGTCGACGCCGGCCTCGAGCTGGTCGACATCAGAGCGCGACACTACCCCTCGATGCGCGCGCTCACGGGCGTCGGCGTCGTCCTGACCTTCGGCGTCGGTGCCTACTGGGTCGTCGACGGCCCACCGGGCCCGTTCACGCTCACGCTGACGGCCGGGACCCTGCTCACGTTCCTCCTCTACACCCAGCGCATCTCCTGGCCGATGATAGAGGTCGCCGGTGTCATCGACAGCTACCAGAGCGCGACGGCATCGGCCGACCGGATCCTCGGCGTCCAGCGGGCGGCGGAGTCGGTCACCGAGCGACCGGACGCGACCGAACTCGACGCGGTCGACGGCGGCGTCAGCTACGACGACGTCACGTTCGCCTACCCCGAGAGCGACCAGAGCGAGTCCGACGAGCGAGAGAGCCCACCGGTCCTCACAGACGTCTCCTTCGACGTCGACCCGGGCGAGACGGTCGGTATCGTCGGGCCGACCGGCGCGGGGAAGTCGACGCTGCTCAAACTACTCATGCGGTTCTACGACGTGGACGAGGGGAGCGTCAGCGTCGATGGCCACGACGTGCGGGACCTGACCGTCGACAGCGTCCGGGACGCCGTCGGTTACATCAGCCAGGACCCGTTCCTCTTCTCCGGGACGGTCCGGGCGAACGTCACGTACGGCACCCCGCAGACCGACGAAGCGGCGGTCTGGACTGCCCTGGAGCGAGCGGAGGCCGACGCCTTCGTCGCGGACCTGCCCGACGGCCTCGACACGACCATCGGCGAGCGCGGCGTGAAGCTCTCCGGCGGCCAGCGCCAGCGCCTCTGTCTCGCCCGGACGATGCTCCACGACCCTGGCATTCTGGTACTCGACGAGGCCACGAGCCACGTCGACAACGAGACGGAGGCGCTCATCCAGCGCAGCATCGCCTCGCTCGTCGCCGAGCGCACCACCATCGTCGTGGCCCACCGGCTCTCGACGGTCCGCGACGCCGACCGCATCGTCGTGATGGACGACGGCGAAGTCGCAGAAGTCGGAACCCACGACGAGTTGCTCGACGCCGACGGCCTCTACGCGTCGCTCTGGCACGTCCAGGTCGGTGACGTCCAGTCCCTCCCCGCCGAGTTCGTCGACCGGGTCGAGCGGCGCGCGGACGCCATCACTACTGACTGA
- a CDS encoding NAD-dependent epimerase/dehydratase family protein → MNVLLTGGAGTVGTAITDHLADREEYQLTSVDPEPHPDPNVESVEADVGDYDAIRPHFEDQDAVVHLAHAPIEGGGPSDRSIHAFDGHLANLEIHANAYEAAVDAGVDTFVYASSNHAVGMYEVEHAPDVYYPDYGLTVDHTVQPRPDSMYGVEKVYAEGLGRLAAEAHDMQVYALRICAVRDPEYDHPYGDAEAGVDRGEFERDSDAYATQVARMKGMWQSRRDHAQMVERCFTDDSVEFDVFYGVSDNDRRWFDVDHAREVLGYEPEDNGEQWDTPPE, encoded by the coding sequence ATGAACGTGCTCCTGACCGGTGGTGCCGGCACCGTCGGCACCGCCATCACCGATCACCTCGCCGACCGCGAGGAGTACCAGCTGACGAGCGTCGACCCGGAGCCCCACCCCGACCCGAACGTCGAGTCGGTCGAGGCCGACGTCGGCGATTACGACGCGATCCGGCCCCACTTCGAGGACCAGGACGCCGTCGTCCACCTGGCCCACGCGCCCATCGAGGGGGGCGGCCCGTCGGACCGCTCGATCCACGCCTTCGACGGGCACCTCGCCAACCTGGAGATTCACGCCAACGCCTACGAGGCGGCCGTCGACGCCGGCGTCGACACGTTCGTCTACGCCTCCTCGAACCACGCCGTGGGCATGTACGAGGTCGAACACGCCCCCGACGTCTACTATCCGGACTACGGCCTCACCGTGGACCACACCGTCCAGCCCCGGCCGGACTCGATGTACGGCGTCGAGAAGGTGTACGCCGAGGGACTGGGTCGGCTGGCCGCCGAGGCCCACGACATGCAGGTGTACGCCCTGCGGATCTGTGCGGTCCGCGACCCCGAGTACGACCACCCCTACGGTGACGCCGAGGCCGGCGTCGACCGCGGCGAGTTCGAGCGCGACAGCGACGCCTACGCGACCCAGGTCGCCCGGATGAAGGGGATGTGGCAGTCCCGCCGCGACCACGCCCAGATGGTCGAGCGCTGTTTCACCGACGACTCCGTCGAATTCGACGTGTTCTACGGCGTCAGCGACAACGACCGTCGCTGGTTCGACGTCGACCACGCCAGGGAGGTGCTGGGGTACGAGCCGGAAGATAACGGTGAACAGTGGGATACGCCGCCAGAATAA